Within Planctomycetia bacterium, the genomic segment CCGGGGTCGGCGGCTCGGGCTCCGCCGACAGCGGCGTCTCGGCGCGGATGTTCGGCGCGTTCCTCAGCTGGCTCAACGATCACGAGTCAGACATCTTCACGGTCTGCACGGCCAACGACGTCTCGAAGCTCCCGCCCGAGTTCACCCGCGCCGGCCGCTTCGACGGTGTGTTCTTTCTGGATCTGCCGGAGCGCGGCGAAAAGGATGCGATCTGGCGAATGTACCTGACGCAGTACCAACTCGATCGCAGCCAGCGCCTGCCGGACGACGCACAGTGGACCGGTGCAGAAATCAAAAGCTGCTGCCGACTCGCTGCGCTCTTGGATCTGCCGCTCGCCCAAGCAGCCGAGAACGTCGTCCCGGTCGCGGTCACGGCGGCCGAAGCGGTCGAGCGGTTGAGAACCTGGGCCGGTGGCCGCTGTCTCAGTGCCGATCGCGGCGGCATCTACCGTCGTGAAGCGTCGGCGTCTTCCTCGCGCCGCCGGGTCACGCGAGATGCCTCGCAGAACTAGCGATCCATCGCGGTAAAAAAACAACGGCGACGCGTAGCCAAATTCGGCTTGCGTTGCCGTTGTCAGTGGAGGGTAGCCTAAGGCACGATTTTCGATTCGCTATTCTTTCCGGCTCGGGTGCGTCTCGAACCATTTGAGGATGAACGCGCACTTCGCCAGCATTTGACTCGGACGAGCGCCGATGTCGTGCGACGAGTCGGGAACACGGACGAGCACCGTGTCGATCTTCCTCAATTTCAAGGCTTGGTAATACTGCTCGGCCTCGGAGATCGGGGTGCGGTAATCGTCTTCGCCGGTCATCAGCATCGTCGGCGTGCGGACGTTGCCGACGAGCGACAAAGGGGAGCGTTTCAGATAGGCCTCGGGGGCTTCCCAAGGATTCTTACCGAACCAATAGCGCGCAAAAAAGTTGTAGTGATCGGAGGTGAGCGCGAAGCTGTACCAGTTGATCACCGGTTTGATGACGGCGGCGGCCTGGAAACGATCGGTCTTACCGATCATCCAACTCGACAAGATGCCGCCCCCGCTGCCGCCGGTGACATAGAGCTTCT encodes:
- a CDS encoding prolyl oligopeptidase family serine peptidase, with translation VVYVNPRGSTGYGDAFTAFIDQNYPSQDYDDLMSGVDAVIARGYVDPQKLYVTGGSGGGILSSWMIGKTDRFQAAAVIKPVINWYSFALTSDHYNFFARYWFGKNPWEAPEAYLKRSPLSLVGNVRTPTMLMTGEDDYRTPISEAEQYYQALKLRKIDTVLVRVPDSSHDIGARPSQMLAKCAFILKWFETHPSRKE